The nucleotide window CGGTATTATCAGACCGTGTCATGGACCTTGGGTCCCACGTCTTAAAGTTTATTAAAAAGGATGAGGTCATATAATTATGGGGGAGCAGGGCGATGGGAAGAAACTGGCCTTTGTCAAAGACTACGGTGCTTACCTCAGGGTTAACAAGGGCATGATAGTGTGTGAAGTTAAGGGGCGCCAGATATGGTCCGTCTCGCCAGCTGAGCTGTCTTCCATAGTCGTCATAGCCACGTCCTCCATCTCATCGGAGGTGGTCAAGTTGGCCTACGAGTACGGGGTGGACTTAGTCTTCTTTGATAGGTACGAACCCATAGCTAAGCTGATCCCAGGTAAGTACGGTGGGTCCATGAAGCTCTGGATGAAGCAGGTCTTGGCGACCAGGAGGAAGTACGAGTACGCTAGGGAGTTCGTCTACGCTAAGCTCCACAACCAGTACATGACCTTGAGGTACTACGAGAGGAAGTACGGTTATGAACTGTCATCTAGGGAATTGGACGAGCTTTCAAGGTCGGTCCTGAACCTAACTGACGTGAGGGAGATCATGGGGAGGGAAGCTGAGGGGGCTAAGGCCTACTGGAGGGGTGTAGTGAGACTCCTCCCCAAGTCGCTCGGGTTCAGGGGCAGGAAGAGGACGGCCCAAGGACAGGACCCCTTCAACGTAGCCCTGAACATCGGGTACGCCATGCTCAGAAAGGTCGTCTATTCAGCTGTGGTGTCGGTTGGGCTAAACCCTTACGTAGGCTTCCTCCACAGCCCCAGGGGAGGTAAGACCTCCCTCGTCTTTGACCTGATGGAGGAGTTCAGGTCACCTGAGGTGGACAGGAAGCTGATAGGTATGGCGAGGGAGAAGGAGGAGGACGTAAAGGACAAGAAGCGTGTCTACTCCTTAGGGATTGAGGAAGACCTGGTATACACGCAGGCGAGGAGGTTGGCGAACTCCATACTGAGGGGGGAGGAGTACAGGCCCTACCTTAGCAAGTGAGGGGCCCAGGTTGCTCTACCTAGTCTTCTACGACATAACCAGCGACGGCCTCAGGGAGAAGGTAGCGGACTTCCTCAAGAGGAAGGGGCTGAGCAGGGTGCAGTTCAGCGTTTTCCTGGGTAACCTGAACTCCAGCAGGGTGAGGGACGTGGAGTCAGGGCTGAGGATGTACTACAGGGAAAGGAAGGAGGGGGAGAGGTTCAACGTCTTGATAGTCCCGGTCACGGAGGTACAGTTCAAGCAGAGGGTGGTCATTGGTGAGGTCAGGGAGGAGAGCGCGAACGTCCTGTGGTGAACCCGCGTGGGTTCTCCGCGTAGCGTACCTGGGACGCCTGCCCCTGTCACTCCCCACGGGAACGCCCCTACGAGGTAGAGGACGTCATTTTCAACAGGCAGGGAGACCCAGCACGCGCCGTTGGGCTTGGAGGGAATACCACGCCCATTCAAGGAGGGGACTGCCCGACTATCACGGTGTAATCGGACCCTGCGTGACTCCAGTTAAAGCTCCCCGTACTCGACATAAGTATATAAATTCCCTCTCCCAATTTTATTAATGATCTTCAAAATAGACTTTAAGGTCACCTCCGACCACGACGTGTTCCTCCCTCCCTTCCCCTCAAAGCTCAGCAGGCTAGTGCTCACGAGACTTTACCCGTCCTACTCCAAGTTGCAGGAGGCTGGAACCCCTTACAAGCCCCTCCGAGTGACCACCATAAAGGACAGTAGGGGGAGCCCGCTCTACGCGGTAGGGGGCAGGAAGGTGATCATGAAGAAGGGTGAGGGCTACTCCTTTAGCTTCACCTTCCTGGATCCTAAGGTGTTTGAGGAGATAGTCAGCAACCCTGACGCCGAGGTGCAGGAGTGGGACACGAGGTTCCACGTCTCGATGAAGGACGCGCAGGTGGTGGAGGACTTCAAGGGAATCGGGGACACCAGGCTGTTCAAGGTGGAGTTCCTCACCCCCACAAGCCTCCAGCCCATAAGGCCGAACTTCAAGAGGAAGGACAATAGGTACGTCCTTTTCCCCTACGTCCCCCTCCTCATGCACTCGCTGATGAAGCACTGGAACCAGAACATGGAGGAGAAGGTCCACAGCGTTGCCGGGGTCAAGGCGCTCTACTACATGAGGGAGGTCGACTACTGGCTGAGGCCCGTGACCACTTTCTACGACGGGAGGCCAGTCAGGGGGTTCGTCGGGTGGACGGTGTTCGAGCTCAGGTCGAGGAGGTACACTAGGCTGACTAGGGCAGCGAAGACGCTCTTGGAGTACGCCAACTACTTCGGGGTCGGGAAGAGCAGGGCTATTGGGTTCGGAGAGGTCAGGGTGAGCGTGATGAGCGACGGGTAGGGAAGAGGTCCTTAGGGAAGGGGGAGACCCCTCGCTGAGCTCTACCTAGGGTCGCTGCTGTGGGGCTACGTCCTCCGCTATTTAAGACGCTGCGAGGTGGGTGTCTCTACTTACGCTACACCTTCTTTATCTCAAGGGACTAGGGTAATGGGTTCCAAGAACCCAGTTTTACCACAGTCTGATTGGGGCGGCCTGTCCAAGCCCCGCCACGGCATAGGGGTGCCCCCGTCTTCGAGCATAACACTTCAAGGACCTGAGCTCTACAACGTGGTCGAGAGTGAGCCGATGGGATCATGACTGCCCAATACCTCACGGGCCCCACAGCGACGTTGACGTTGCCCTTGTCGCGATGAGACATCGCATTAAAGTTGACATGCCGACTCTGACCGGTAACCTTATCTATGCATGCATGCATATATACATTATGCCCAAAGTAATAACGATTTCCGATGAGGCGTACGAGAAGTTAGTTAAGTTAAAGGAGGGAAGGTCTTTCAGTGAGACCATAATTGAGCTGGTCCAGTTTTATAACGCAAATAAGAGGGGTAGGAAGGAGGTCTTAGACCAGATGTTCGGGGTACTCACTGAGGAGGAGGCTAAGGACATGGAAGAGGAGGTCAGTAAGTTTAGGAAAGACTTTAGGGCGAGAGAATGACAGTGCTTGACTCCAACGTGATAATAAGGGTCATGAAGGGAGATAAAAGTACGTTAGAGGCTGTAAAGAGTTTGAGCGATGTTGTCGGTACAACGGTGTTTAACGTCTATGAGATCTTAAGGTCGAAGTACAGCAGTAAGGTCTCACAGTACTTTGAGGAAATTGTGATATACCCATTTACGATCAAGGAAGCAGTCATAGCGTCGCATATCTATAGGGAACTATCGTCGAGAGGCAAGGTCAAGGGGGAGGTGGATATCCTGATATCTTCTATAGTTAAGGCTAACAATGAGACGTTGATAACTTACGACAGGGATTTTTATGACATCAGCAAGGTCTCGAAAATAAATGTAGAAATATTAGACTAAATTTCATTAAAAGTGAGAGATGTAGGTGATAAGGGAAACGGTAGGGTCACTTACCCAAAGTAACTTAGATAGGTGAAGGCTAAGGCCCTGGAGTGAAGACATGGGTGAAAGTCGGGGACTGGCCCCTCTCTTCACAGAACCTTTTTATCTGAGGTATGATTACTATACCCATGAAGGTCGCTATAGCCCCGTGGGGTGACCCCTCACCTTGGAAAAAGTCGACATATTACCTCGAGGAGGGGGGAGACAGCCAGGGAAACAGGAGGAAGACGGAGAGCATCACTTCCTTAAAGCTACTCCAGGAGGGCGTGGATAAGATATATATCTTGGTCCAGGACTCTGCCCTCTTCACTAGCAAGAAGGAAAAGGAGAAGGGAGGCATAAACGAAAGAGCGAAGGAGTGTGGTAATGAGGTAAGGGCCTACAACGACCTCAAGGACCATGAGGTCATATGGCCTAGGACGAAGTTCAAGGACTACCCAGACCTGGTGGAGAGGACTAAGATGTACGTGGAGTGCATAGCACGGAGGGAGGGGATCGGGAACGCAGAGGCCATAGTCCTGCCCTCGAACATAGCTGCCAGGTTTGACGGGGTCCCCGGCCTGGCGTACACTGAGTTCAAGAGCGACGCAAAGAACTACTTCATATACTCGGTAGGCCTCCTGGGCCTCTACGAGAAGCTCAAAGGAGAGGTCGAGAAAATAGAAGAGGTAGTCGTAGATACCACCCACGGTATAAACTACTTCTCGACCCTTTCCAGTAACCTGGGGAGGGACTTCGCCTCTCTCGTGAACGTCTTGGGGAAGGGGCAAGTCAAGGTAAGGTACTACAGCAGCGTGCCTATGAGCTCAAAAGAGTATACACTGACGGAGGTCAACAAGGAGGTAAGCCCAAAGCTAAGGGCTATTGACCCACAGAATCTCTCCGGACGGGGCAATAGCCACGTTTACTACTCCTTAGTCTACAACTCGCCTCTCGCCTTAATTTACTCCCTCGAGGAGTACCAGGACTATAAGGTCGGACTGGACTCAGTCTATAGCTCAGTCTCGCTCGAGGGTGAGGGAGGGCTCAAGGTGGACTATAGGTTAAGGGACCAGGTGCTGAACAAGGCGGACACCACTTACCTTAATATCCTAGCGAAGGGGTTGAAGGAGAAGTTGTGCAAGGAGAAGTGTGGAGACTGGGTCGAGTTTAACCTCCTGTCCACCCTTAGCGAGGAGGTGTACAAGTCCGTCTCCGAGGCCTCGGTTCAGTTAATACAACATGAACTATACGTCCTCAAAAAGAGCGTCGAGAAATATTGTAAGGATAATAATGACATCACTGAGGTACCGTACCATAAACTGTACATCTCTGACCAAGAAAAAGCGGGGGATGAGGGAGAGACGGGTGGGAAGGCGAACGGTAATATCAAGAGGAACGCGATAGCCCACGCTGGACTCCTAAAGGAGTTCGTAAAGGTTAAGACGGAAGAGGGGTGCAAAAAGATACTGCTGTCCTATGACGACTGGAAGAAACTCAAGTCAGCAGTTTACTCGCGGTAGAGCGCGACTGAGCTCGACAGTCGTAGATCGCGCTAAACCACAGGTGTAATGCCCTTATCTGAGGCTCTGGGCTCCAGTCCTAGACCTCCCTGGAGGCACGGCACACCCCCGCTGGAGGATCAGCCTGAGAGGGTTTGCCGTTGTCAGCAGTTTCCGTTAACTCGTAAAATTATATAATTTCATATGAATGCCTCACACAACGCGAGACCAAAGGGATTATGCGAAAAACTAGGAATTTCCTACACTCTGGACTTAAGTTAAGCAGAGTGAGGTAGAGCCTGTTGTTCTAGAGGGCGGTAAATGTTTAGGGAAGACGTGGGGAGGATAGTGGGAATAGTGAAAAAGAGGGAGATCCTCTATGCTGGAGTGTCTCAGGTATACAAAAAGGAGGGCTAAGACAGGTCCCTTACCTGCAAGAAAAGGTAGAGGGATACGGCCTCGTCATCACTGATGTTGGTTAAAGCTTAGACGTCGAGATGAAGGTGTCCCAAAGGCTGAGGGTCCTCTGAGACAAGTCTCTAAAGTTGCGTATAGGGACAGTCCAGTGAGTTTAGATCTTAGAAAGTGGAGGAGGTGTGCGGAGCACACAAATGCGAGGTCCAGGTCTTGATGAACCCACTGGCTTCACACCACGTAGACAAGGCAATTAACGACGTGTTCTCCATCCTGAAGTCCTGGAGGAAGAGGGCGATAGAGGGTAGGGCGTCCCTAAGGAAGCCTAAGGTTAAGAGACCTTACGTAAGGGTTAAGTCCACGCTAAGGAAAGTGGTCAACGACTGGGTCAGGGTCTCTGTCAGACCTTACGAATACTTAACCTTTTCATGGAGGTATGCGTGGTTCAAGGACAGGGTAAAGGGTCTAGAACTCGGTGAGCCCCTGATCAAGGAGGACAAGGACAGAGCATGTTTAAGAACGCTAGAGGGAAGCTGTCTAGGAAGGTCTCGAGGACTGTGTAGAGGAGTATACACAAGGTACTCAGGTACAAGGCCCCCCTCTCGGTTCAGGTGTAGTTGAGGTCAACCCATACCTTACCTCTAGGTCTTGCCCCAGATGTGGGTCCATATCCCAAAAAGTTGGTAAGACCTTCACGTGCCCTAACTGTGGGTTTAAGTTAGACAGGCAGTTGAACGCATCATTGAACATCTACCTAAAGATGTGCAGGTTCTCCCATTTAGACTGAGTTCCATCTAGGTGGGTCGGGGTTGCCCCTTGGGGCGGAGGAGGATGAAGACCCGCTCGACTCCCGTGACAAGGGTTGAGGGTTGATATCAAGTATGAGATCCGATGAAACCCAAACCTTCAGCTATTGTACCCATCACCTCCAGGATTTTTATATATCCCCTCATTATATTATACCCATGGCTAGCGAAACGTCAAAGGTGTGTGCCGTAATACCAATAAACAGGTCGGACATGAATGTGGAAAGCGCACACTCCGCGATCGTGAGGACTTACGAGCTGTTCAACCCTCGTAAGTTCGTAATACTAAAGGCGAAGTTTAACGAGAAACTCCTCCTACAAGGGGAACCTCTCCGAGACCTCCTGGATGGGCTAAAAAGGGCGAACGTAGACGTGAAAGAGAAGGACCTCACTGGAGTGACCAGCTTTCAAGGCTTTAAGAGCACGGTTGAAGGGGAGACGCAGGACTGCGGGAAGGTCTACCTAGTCCCCACTCCCGGGGCGAACATAACGGCTGTGTACTTGACGTTACTCTATAACCAGGACACTATGAAGTACGTCCTGGTCAACTACGTCTTTGGCTTTGGGGCGTGGTATCACCTGTACTACCCGTTCGTCCCTAGGCCACTAGAGGGGCTCGAGACAGTACCAGATCTAGGAGATAAGATTAAGCCCAACTGGAACTTACTGTCCAACCTTCGCAGAACCTTCGAGGACCAACTGAGCTCAGTCTCCTCCTCATTCATTGGCAGCGTCTCCTATTACGTGATGGAGCTCAACAGGAGAGGAGACGGGAGAGGGTACGAGCTGAGGGTGGATCAAGATAAGGTGTTAGACACGACCAACTTTGAGCTAGGGTCATTAAGGAGGAACCTGGGAGATAGGTTCGTTAACTCCATGGATGCATGTGTGAACGGGAATAGGGGTAACAACCGGCAGAGTGACTGGCTAGACCAACTGCTTAGCCTGTCCGGGGCATACGAGCTAGAGGTCGAGAAAGAAACAGAGAACAATAGGGTGAAAGAGCCTTTAAGTAATTACAGCGACGAGAAGGTGGTGATAGACACTAACGCTATCTATTACGGGATCCACACTTATGAGCTCAAGCACCTGATCGTCCCTTACTGCGTCTACAACGAGCTGATGCTAGCGTCCTCAAAGGGTGGCCCTACTAGCGTCCAAAGGTCATTCAGTGCGGGTCTCGATGGCGTCCTAGGGGAGTTGGCGTTGGACTTAGCGTTCTATCTATCGCCGTCCCTGGTGCCCACACAGTCGTTACAGTGCGACGTGGCCATACCGAGGATAGACCCCGACCTTATCAGGGACTCCGTAGTGATCACAGCCGACAACAAAGCGCTCATGCTGTGGAAGAGAAAGACCATGTCCAAGTACACGACGATAATGAGACTAATAAAGACCAATAATCCTAAGCGAAGTCCCGGGGACAGGATGATGAGCATAGCGAGCCTTGCCGTATCCTTGAGTAGGGTACTTGATTATTGTAATTACAAATACGATATAGAGCTGTGCTGGGAGGGTATAGATACCTGCGTGAAGGTGGAACCAAGGCCGTAGTCAGCAGTCCACGCGAGCGATAAGTCCACATGAACTGCGCTGTTAAGCGCTTTATATACTGCAAGGGCGAACGTGGGGTCTTGCCCCTGATGTGGCCCTGTACCCAGAAAGGCTGGCAAGACCTGTATGCAGTCCAAGGTGTGCGGTCCCCCCACGTAGGCTACACCCGTCTGGAGGTTATTGCAATAGCCGTATAGGTTGAGCACAGGACCCCGAGAGGGTATTAGCGAGAGCTGAGAGCTTCGGGGTAAGGTAATGACCTCGGTTCAAATGAGTCAACGGTTCAAATGAGTCAACTGAGCGGACAACCACACAAAAGGGAAAGCCTCACTTCTCGGGGCTGAGGGGAGGTAAGTTGTACCTATCCAGGCACACAGTAAAGCCAGGAATGCGCCTTACTTGTCCTTGACGATTAGCTTGGGTTGCCGTACGCTGTCCTAAACATGGGGACTCACGTTGGACTTGGTTCCCACGTCAGCTCTCAGGGGAGGTGTGGACGCCCTAACGCTTTAAGACTGGGAGTCCTTAGAGAACGGCTGACCAGTACTGAGCAGACTTAGAAAAGTGGTCAAGGTCAAGATGTCCCTTGACTAGGAAGGCAAGGTTCTCTCTCGAATTTATAAAAATCTCCTACTTTTCCTACCCATCAACACTCTCGTCCAATCCCTTCCACCGCTCCCTCTAGTAGGCTAGGGGTCAAGACTGAGTAGACCCGGTTATTACCAGCCCCTAGTACCTAAGGGTGGGCGTACCCGTTTACCTCTACGGACGGTGGTGTGGGAGATTGACGGTTACTGGAGCGGACTTCTTCCTGGGCAGTCCCCTAGCTCAGTCAGGGCTTCCAGCCCTCAATGGACATGCCCTGGCACGCTTCGGTTAAATACTTCTTCAGCGTAATTGACTAACTCCTCAGGTCCTAACTCTTCATCAGCATTAAAGTTCGGCCTCTCCTTCAAACTTATTAATCCAGCTTTAGGAACCCCTGCTCTCCTTATCCTCTCTATAGCTCTCTCAGCGTCAGCCCTGCTGAACTCTCCTATCTTCACCTCATACCCTATGACAGGTCTATCTTTCTTCAATAACACTACGTCAATATCCTCGTAAGGGGAGTATGCAAAGGTCGCATTGTACTTTTCAGCCAAAAGTTCTCCCACGGAGAACTGGATCTCTCTACCCAGGGGCAGTTCACCTACCTCCTGAGTAAAGGACACGTTATACTTTGCCTCAGCGTAAAACATAAGTGAGATCATTGGGGACGAGATCCTGTAGTACCACCTAGCCCTCCTCCTCTCCCCATATATTGGGAGCTTCTCAACTAGACCCATGTTTACTAGCGTTTCTAAATAACTGCTGATAGTGGAAGGGGTAACGTTAAAACCTCTACTCGTTAGAACCCCCGAGATCGTCGAGGTGTTCCACTCCCCCTCCGATAAAGATAAAAGCACTGTCTCGTACAGGTTAGTCAACTGCCTCTCCTCTTCCTCAAATATTTCCCCAATTAACGCTTTAGTGACCATGAAGAGTTGATAAGCCCTATCCCTCAGATCGTGGATACCCATTACGAAGTTCACTGTCCAAGGGTCTCTATAGACCATTGAGAGGAGGGGGTCTTTGACTTGGCTCAAAGTGTCGGAGTACTTCATGATATCAAACCTAAGAGGTAAAACGAGACCAAGTAGAGGGCTCCTCTTATCGAGGACCCTGCCAGAGATCCTAAAACTTGAACCGACTAGTACTAACCTCCCTTTAGGATGAGCGGCAGCTAGCCCGTCCCAATACTTCTCCGGCATCCTCTGAAACTCATCAATTACTACTACCCTATCACCATTTAGGTATTTTATCGCTTGGGAGAAAGCTTCGTCAAGCCTCTTGAAGCTCCCATCCAAGTAGTACGCTTGGAGGTCCCTGGTCACTATGAAGTAGATGTCGCTCTTAATGTACTTCCTTACGAGGAAGGACTTCCCACTTTTCTCCTCCCGTATATCAGAGTCCATGAGTCGATCTTCTCTAGCTCTTTATATTCTCTCCGCAATATTTCCGTGGTAATATTTTCACCAAAATATTTTCGTGGAAATATAGTATTTAACTCTTTCTGTAGGACACGTTCCTGTCTTACGCATTCTTGTACGCGAAGAGGAGCACTTTGGGCGAGGGGAAGTCAGGTCCAAAACCTCACTACACTAATGCATAGTCCTTCTAATATTTCTCCGTATTGAATTCAGTTCTATAGAAAATGGGAAAAAGATCTATAAAGGAAGGAAATGATCGCTTTAGGGAGCGGTAACGTTAATTGAACGTACCTCAGTTCTCCACATCCATGAACAGAATGTCTAAAAAGGGGACGTCAGAGCAGTAAACGATCCCTTATCACCCCTCTGCTCAGCATGAATGAAAAGTATGAAAAAGTTTAAGTTTCAATTTCGTGACGGTCTTAAGGGTGACAAAAGAAGGACATTCCCCTGCCCTTTAGGGCGAGGAAGAGTTCAGTATAATATCTCTCATGTTTTAGAATAAACTGAGGCGTAAAGTTGGTCTATGGAGTGGAGGGTAGAACTTGTTTCTGATACGATTTCAAGCTAAGTCCTCATGTAGTTAGCCTGAGAGCTCGTGGTTCTCCATCTCTCATATCCAGGTCGCCAACAGTTATCGTGATACATTCCACATCCCCACCCCATCCACGGCCTGCGTCGCGTCAAGGTCACCAGTTCCAGGTCCACGGCCTCGTGGGAATTATCTTAACAATGAAGACAACTTCGATCTTCATAGATTAGTTCAGACCTCATCGCTACAAAACCGAAAAACTGGACCTCAAACGAAAAACGGTGCCGTTAAGAGGAGTCCCATCCGTAGTGTAAAGATGTTCTCCAGATCCCCCCATCTAGAACTTGCTCTAGATGGGACTATTCTAAGTCAACTCTACCCTATCTTACCTCCTCTCGTCCTACGAGTCTGCCGTGATAAGCAGTTTCAGTGAGAGGATTAAGTTTACATAACTCCATATTGATATCTTACACGACAGAAATGGTCTTACCCCAGATGTGAGTATGTATCCCGAAAGGGAGTAAGATAACTTGAGATGTGCGGGTTTCCCCACTTAGGTGGTATCCCATCTAGGTGGGTCGGGGTTACCCCGCTAATGGGGCGGAGGAGGATGAAAGAGGAGGATCCGCTTGACCCCTGTGACAAGGGTTGAGGGTTGATATCAAGTATGAGATCCGATGAAACCCAAACCCCTCTCTTTTCACCATTACTTCAGTTCCTTCTTTCCCTCCAGGTAGGGCTTGAGCTTGTACCACGTCGGGGGACTGGTAAGCCCGTTCACTTCACCCACAAGGCTCTCCTCTAGGTCAAGGGCCAAAAGGCCTATCCCCCTGGACTTTCCACCTCCAAGGAATGTACCCACCTCGTTCAAGAACTTCAGCGTCTTGTTCCAGCACTCCTGGGCTTCGTTCCCCCTTACCACTACCTTGACCTCGAACTGCTTCACGTTTAGGTACTTCTCGGTGTAGAGGTGTTTCTCTAACACTTTCCCCTTTTTCCTGTCCATTGAGGAGTGGGCCCTCTCCAACACTTCGCCGTCCAAGGTGACGTCAGCTATGCTTATGGCCCCAGCGAAGAAGTCCCCTCCGTAGAGCCTTTCAATCTGACATTTGTATTGCGTGTACAGCTCTGCGAATTCCTTTTGTCTCTCGACGCTGAGGACACCCTTTGCCCTAGCTATGGCCGTTATCTCCTCGTTTTTAGAGTTCTCCTCATAGACCTTCTTAGGGTCAACCTCCTCGTGGTTGGGGGAGTGACCGCACACGATCTCCGAGGTCCTCCTGAGGACTCCCTTCAAGCTGGACGCAGGGATCACGTACTTTCCGCCCATGGTCAATGGCTCCAACGTGTCCTGGTTACCACCACCGATCCTGAACCCCTTAGGTGTCAGGAACTTCAA belongs to Metallosphaera tengchongensis and includes:
- a CDS encoding type II toxin-antitoxin system VapC family toxin; this translates as MTVLDSNVIIRVMKGDKSTLEAVKSLSDVVGTTVFNVYEILRSKYSSKVSQYFEEIVIYPFTIKEAVIASHIYRELSSRGKVKGEVDILISSIVKANNETLITYDRDFYDISKVSKINVEILD
- a CDS encoding TM1812 family CRISPR-associated protein, which encodes MKVAIAPWGDPSPWKKSTYYLEEGGDSQGNRRKTESITSLKLLQEGVDKIYILVQDSALFTSKKEKEKGGINERAKECGNEVRAYNDLKDHEVIWPRTKFKDYPDLVERTKMYVECIARREGIGNAEAIVLPSNIAARFDGVPGLAYTEFKSDAKNYFIYSVGLLGLYEKLKGEVEKIEEVVVDTTHGINYFSTLSSNLGRDFASLVNVLGKGQVKVRYYSSVPMSSKEYTLTEVNKEVSPKLRAIDPQNLSGRGNSHVYYSLVYNSPLALIYSLEEYQDYKVGLDSVYSSVSLEGEGGLKVDYRLRDQVLNKADTTYLNILAKGLKEKLCKEKCGDWVEFNLLSTLSEEVYKSVSEASVQLIQHELYVLKKSVEKYCKDNNDITEVPYHKLYISDQEKAGDEGETGGKANGNIKRNAIAHAGLLKEFVKVKTEEGCKKILLSYDDWKKLKSAVYSR
- the cas6 gene encoding CRISPR-associated endoribonuclease Cas6, with product MIFKIDFKVTSDHDVFLPPFPSKLSRLVLTRLYPSYSKLQEAGTPYKPLRVTTIKDSRGSPLYAVGGRKVIMKKGEGYSFSFTFLDPKVFEEIVSNPDAEVQEWDTRFHVSMKDAQVVEDFKGIGDTRLFKVEFLTPTSLQPIRPNFKRKDNRYVLFPYVPLLMHSLMKHWNQNMEEKVHSVAGVKALYYMREVDYWLRPVTTFYDGRPVRGFVGWTVFELRSRRYTRLTRAAKTLLEYANYFGVGKSRAIGFGEVRVSVMSDG
- the cas1 gene encoding CRISPR-associated endonuclease Cas1, with translation MGEQGDGKKLAFVKDYGAYLRVNKGMIVCEVKGRQIWSVSPAELSSIVVIATSSISSEVVKLAYEYGVDLVFFDRYEPIAKLIPGKYGGSMKLWMKQVLATRRKYEYAREFVYAKLHNQYMTLRYYERKYGYELSSRELDELSRSVLNLTDVREIMGREAEGAKAYWRGVVRLLPKSLGFRGRKRTAQGQDPFNVALNIGYAMLRKVVYSAVVSVGLNPYVGFLHSPRGGKTSLVFDLMEEFRSPEVDRKLIGMAREKEEDVKDKKRVYSLGIEEDLVYTQARRLANSILRGEEYRPYLSK
- the cas2 gene encoding CRISPR-associated endonuclease Cas2; translated protein: MLYLVFYDITSDGLREKVADFLKRKGLSRVQFSVFLGNLNSSRVRDVESGLRMYYRERKEGERFNVLIVPVTEVQFKQRVVIGEVREESANVLW
- a CDS encoding antitoxin VapB family protein; translation: MPKVITISDEAYEKLVKLKEGRSFSETIIELVQFYNANKRGRKEVLDQMFGVLTEEEAKDMEEEVSKFRKDFRARE
- a CDS encoding RAMP superfamily CRISPR-associated protein — its product is MEVRLYKLKFLTPKGFRIGGGNQDTLEPLTMGGKYVIPASSLKGVLRRTSEIVCGHSPNHEEVDPKKVYEENSKNEEITAIARAKGVLSVERQKEFAELYTQYKCQIERLYGGDFFAGAISIADVTLDGEVLERAHSSMDRKKGKVLEKHLYTEKYLNVKQFEVKVVVRGNEAQECWNKTLKFLNEVGTFLGGGKSRGIGLLALDLEESLVGEVNGLTSPPTWYKLKPYLEGKKELK
- a CDS encoding ATP-binding protein, whose product is MDSDIREEKSGKSFLVRKYIKSDIYFIVTRDLQAYYLDGSFKRLDEAFSQAIKYLNGDRVVVIDEFQRMPEKYWDGLAAAHPKGRLVLVGSSFRISGRVLDKRSPLLGLVLPLRFDIMKYSDTLSQVKDPLLSMVYRDPWTVNFVMGIHDLRDRAYQLFMVTKALIGEIFEEEERQLTNLYETVLLSLSEGEWNTSTISGVLTSRGFNVTPSTISSYLETLVNMGLVEKLPIYGERRRARWYYRISSPMISLMFYAEAKYNVSFTQEVGELPLGREIQFSVGELLAEKYNATFAYSPYEDIDVVLLKKDRPVIGYEVKIGEFSRADAERAIERIRRAGVPKAGLISLKERPNFNADEELGPEELVNYAEEVFNRSVPGHVH